The following proteins are encoded in a genomic region of Brachypodium distachyon strain Bd21 chromosome 1, Brachypodium_distachyon_v3.0, whole genome shotgun sequence:
- the LOC106865720 gene encoding uncharacterized protein LOC106865720, protein MIWHVQNENFILDSTRIFMKALHLLLFHGSFIFPECILIFGLILLLMIDSTSDQKDRPWFYFISSTSLVISITALLFRWREEPIISFSGNFQTNNFNEIFQFLILLCSTLCIPLSVEYIECTEMAITEFLLFVLTATLGGMFLCGANDLITIFVASECFSLCSYLLSGYTKRDLRSNEATMKYLLMGGASSSILVHGFSWLYGSSGGEIELQEIVNGLINTQMYNSPGISIALISITVGLGFKLSPAPFHQWTPDVYEGVWFVRQIHSYLYIYLRGVWVLQNSIDMQKRNAIPTPTKTELLPKVYCDLFVQITIKVKQGQEQRISL, encoded by the coding sequence ATGATCTGGCATGTACAGAATGAAAACTTCATTCTCGATTCTACGAGAATTTTTATGAAAGCGCTTCATTTGCTTCTCTTCCATGGAAGTTTCATTTTCCCAGAATGTATCCTAATTTTTGGCCTAATTCTTCTTCTGATGATCGATTCAACCTCTGATCAAAAAGATAGACCTTGGTTCTATTTCATCTCTTCAACAAGTTTAGTAATAAGCATAACGGCCCTATTGTTCCGATGGAGAGAAGAACCTATAATTAGCTTTTCGGGAAATTTCCAAACGAACAATTTCAACGAAATCTTTCAATTTCTCATTTTATTATGTTCAACTTTATGTATTCCTCTATCCgtagagtacattgaatgtacagAAATGGCTATAACAGAGTTTCTGTTATTCGTATTAACAGCTACTCTAGGGGGAATGTTTTTATGTGGTGCTAACGATTTAATAACTATCTTTGTAGCTTCAGAATGTTTCAGTTTATGTTCCTACCTATTGTCTGGATATACCAAGAGAGATCTACGGTCTAATGAGGCTACTATGAAATATTTACTCATGGGTGGGGCAAGCTCTTCTATTCTGGTTCATGGTTTCTCTTGGCTATATGGTTCATCTGGGGGGGAGATCGAGCTTCAAGAAATTGTGAACGGTCTTATCAATACACAAATGTATAACTCCCCAGGAATTTCAATTGCGCTTATATCCATCACTGTAGGACTTGGGTTCAAGCTTTCCCCAGCCCCTTTTCATCAATGGACTCCTGACGTCTACGAAGGAGTGTGGTTCGTTCGACAAATTCATTCCTACCTCTATATCTATCTCCGAGGTGTTTGGGTTTTGCAAAACTCCATAGACATGCAGAAGAGAAATGCTATCCCCACTCCGACCAAGACAGAACTTTTACCAAAAGTTTATTGTGATCTTTTTGTTCAAATAACAATTAAGGTGAAGCAGGGTCAGGaacaacgaatctctttatga
- the LOC106865722 gene encoding uncharacterized protein LOC106865722 has translation RDSKGDLSVDFSTINPKKPNSALRKVARVRLTSGFEITAYIPGIGHNLQEHSVVLVRGGRVKDLPGVRYRIIRGTLDAVAVKNRQQGRSKYGVKKPKK, from the exons AGGGACAGTAAGGGTGACTTATCTGTCGACTTTTCCACTATCAACCCCAAAAAACCCAACTCTGCCTTACGTAAAGTTGCCAGAGTACGATTAACCTCTGGATTTGAAATCACTGCTTATATACCTGGTATTGGCCATAATTTACAAGAACATTCTGTAGTATTAGTAAGAGGAGGAAGGGTTAAGGATTTACCCGGTGTGAGATATCGCATTATTCGGGGAACCCTAGATGCTGTCGCAGTAAAGAATCGTCAACAAGGGCGTTCTA AATATGGGGtcaaaaagccaaaaaaataa